The genomic segment GCGCCAGGTTGTTGCTGAGCACCCGGCTGAAACGCTCTGCCATTTGCTCCCGCACGACGCGCTCCCCACGATCCAGCGCAATCGATTCGCTGTACTCGCGCGCCCGGACCATGTGGTGGCGGAAATCGGCTTCCACCCGCTGTTGCTCGAAATTGAGCGGGATCTGCTTGCGCCCGATGTAGTGGGTGATCACGCTGCCCACCGCGCAGTACAGCACCGCCATCCACACCATGAAGCCGGGAATCGAATAGTCCTGCCCCCCCAGCGTGAAGGCAAACGCACCGGAAAGCGACCACAAAATGCCCACAAAGCTGGCCAGGGTAACGACAGAGTTCAACAGCCCCATGCTGAGCGAGATGGTGTAGCTGGTGAATTGGTTGATGTCTTCCTGAATCCGTTGGTCCGGGTTGTCGGTGTGGGCGCCGTGGACTGCGGGTGCAAAGCGGGCCAGTTCCATTTGGTAAAAAGCCTGATGCGACATCCACTTGTGCAGGTAGTGGTCGGTCATCCAGGCGCGCCAGCGCATTTCGAGCAATTGGGTCAGGTAGAACTTGTAGACCGCGATCACGATAAAGCCAAAAGCCAGGTAGGTGAATCGCCCGAGTTGCTCCCAGAATACGGCCGCATTCTTCTCTTGGAGCGAGTCGTAAAACAAGCGGTTCCAGTCGTTAAACACCACCGCCATGTAGACCAAGGCCAGGTTGAGGGCCACGATCGCTGCCAACATGCCGCGGGCCTTCCATTTGTCCTCAGAAGAAAAGTAGGGCGTGGACAGAGCCACGGCGCGCTGGATAAATGCCCGGAACGCCGCCCATTTGGCGGACGCAGATGCCACAAGTGCCATGCAAAAAATCTCGGTTGAGGGAACAAGGCCGGCACCGCGCGGGGCGTTGCCGTGAGACCATGGGGCATATTAGCCGCGAAGTCCCGTGTGCCGCGGCTAAAGCCCTTGAAAGCCGCTGTGGTGGCCGTCGTCAGAGCGGCCGGACTCATCGACCTGGCGCTCGGTGTCTGCCGTTTCAGCGCGGCCTGAGTGCATTGACTCCGGGTTTCGCCGGTAGCCCACAAGCGCCCACCTGCGCCACGCTTGCGCATTGGCAGACAGATGGGCTTCGCCTGGTTTGTCCGAACCTTCACCGGCAAGCGGCTTGCGCGTGCGGGAGGTGAGGCCAGTGGATGAGTACGACATGGCCCTCAGGATAGACCGGCCCGTCGTGGCTGTCAGCCGGTTTTACATTGCTTTACCAAACCGGTTCTCGCGTTTACATCTGGCGAATACAGCTAGTTGCGCACGCCGCTGGCGACATGTCCGCTAGGGACATGGCGGGCGGCGGATTCGATGTGGCCGGTCTGGTCGTCGAAGAAAAAGTCCGGCTCAAACTCGCGCAGGAACTCGCCTTTGTCCAGTCCGCCGAGGAACATGGCTTGGTCGACATCGATGTTCCAGTTCATCAAGGTCAGAATCGCGCGCTCATGGGCCGGTGCGCTACGGGCGGTGACCAGTGCCGTACGGATACGGATGTGCGGAATACGCGCTTGTTGCAGGCGGTGCAATGCGACCAGCAGGGGCTTGAAGGGGCCGTCCGGCAGCGGCTGGGCCACCTTGTCCATCTCGTGTTTTTGAAAGGCGGTCAGGCCGCCGCTCTGGTAGACCTGTTCGGCCTCGTCACTGAAGAGTACGGCGTCGCCGTCGAAAGCAATACGCACTTCATTGGGGTGGTCGGCGCTGGCGTGTGCGCTGTGCGGGTACACCTGCGCGGCCGGCACGCCCGCTGCAAGGGCGGCTCGTACATCGCTCAAGTGGGTGCTCAAAAACAGGTTGGCATGCAAGGGCTTGAGGTATCGCCAAGGTGCCTCACCGCGTGTGAAATTGCCACGCTGGATCGCAAGCCCGTAGTGCTGCGCAGAGCGAAACACCCGCATACCCGAGACCGGGTCGTTGCGCGACAAGATGACCACTTCCACCCGCTGCGAGTCCGGCTCATTGAACGCCAGCAGCTTCTTGACCAGTGAGAACGCGACACCGGGCTTGGCCGGCACGTCCAGCCGCTGGCGCTGTAGCTGCATGTAGGCGTGGTCGTCGTTTTGTTCGAAAACCTGGTTTTCTTCTTCAAAGTCAAACAAGGCCCGGCTGGAAATGGCCACCACCAGCTTGCCGTCGAGGGTCAATCCCATGAGAAATCCTTATTTCGCATTCACGATGCCCTTGAAGTCGTAGGGCACCACAATGGTTTGTACTTTGCCGTTCGCCACGCCCTCGGCGATCTTGAGGTTGGCCATGGCATTCATGTAGCCGATGGCGCCGGCATTGGCATTCAAGGCGGCGATGCGCTCGGCTTCTTTCTTCGCCGTTTGCACTTCCACCTCTTTGGTTTTGAGCTCGTTTTGGGCGCGCACCAGTTCGTTGGCGCTTTGCACAATCACGTCAGCCGGGGTGATGGCGCGCACCTGCACTTGGGAGACGGCAATCTTGTCGCCCAGCTTTTCTTCGGTCAGGGTTTTGATGATGCTTTCGCGGATTTGCTGCTCCATCAGGGGCCGGTTGTCCGCCATCTTGAGCGACTCGTAGCCGCGTGCGACCTTGTAGGCCGCGTTACGCGCACTCAGGGCTACGTAGTTTTGCATCAGCAGGATGTCTCCCCCCTTTTCCGAGATGCCGTGGAAGGTGCGGTTCTTGGTGGTCCAGAGCTCGGACACCGCCGAGGGGTTGACGTTGTAAACCACTGTCATGTCGAAGTCTTTGACGGTGGAGTTGTCAGAGGCCAGCGGCGTCATGTTGTCGACGCCTACCGCCACATCCTGGATTTTGAAGGTGAGTATTTCGCCGACCACGGTCTGGTTGAACGAGCCGGGCAGGCGTTCGGTCGGGTCCACGGTTTTATCGAAATTGACGCGCAGGCCCACTTCGCCGGTTTCGATCCGGGTGCAGGCGCTGAGGCTCAGGGTGAGTGCGCCGACAACGAGCAGCAGTGGCAGGGAAAAGGGTCGCATGTGAACTAAGCCTCCTGGGTTTTCTGTGTTTTATTTGACGAGTTGGTTGAGCTGGATGATAGGCATGAGCACCGCCAGCACGATCAGCATCACCACCAGGCCCATGGCCACGATCAGCAAGGGCTCCAGCAGGGTGGCGAGTTGCAGGGCGCGTCGTTGCACCTCGGTGCGCAACTGCAGGGCTGCGCGGTCCAGCATATGGGGCAGGCGGCCCGTTTGTTCTCCGAGCCGGGCGAACATACTGAGCAGTGCCGGAAAACGCTGGTTGCGAGCCAAGGCGCTGGCTAGCGGGGCGCCCTCGCGCACCAGGGTCAGGGCCTCCAGCGCATCGTCGCGCATGGCGTGGTTGCTCAGCGTTTCGGCCGCGGCTTGCAAGGCCTTGAGAATGGGCACGCCGGCGGCGGCCAGCATGGCCAGGGTGCTGGCAAAGCGCGCGGCGTTGTAACTGCGGGACATGCGGCCCAGTACCGGCAGGCGCAGCCATGCAGCATCCGCTTTAGAGCGAAAAGCGGCGCCAGCCCACGCAATACGTGCGCCAAAGGCTCCTAAAACAATAGCAAATAGCACGAGCAGACCATACGACCGCACGGCATCGCTGATCGCCAGCATGATTCGGGTGAGCAGGGGGAGCGCCTGCTTGGAGCCCGCAAACACGTTGGCGATTTGTGGGACCACATAGGCCAACAGAAACAGCACAATGGCCAGAGCCACGAGGCTCACGATGGCAGGGTACAGCGCTGCGCCCAATAATTTGGAAGACAGGTTTTGTTGCTCTTCCAGGTCATCTGCCAGCCGCTCTAGCACCAGCCCGAGCTGGCCGCTTTGCTCGCCGGCGCTCACGACCGCCACATAAATGTCTGAAAACTCCCGCGGGTGCTGCGCCAGTGCAGTGCCCAGCGGCTTGCCGCCGTTGACCTCCGAGCGGATGGTGGCCACCACATCTCGCTGGGCTGGCGTCTCGGCTTCTTCGGCCAGAGAACTCAAGGCACGCTCTAAGGGCAGGCCCGCTGCCACCAGCCCGGCCAGCTGCCGTGTCCACACGGTGCGCTGCGCGTTATTGAAGGCACGTGAACCCCAGGCGCGGCGCGAGGTGCCCGGGGCGCTGCTGTCTACGCTTAGTGCCTGAACCTGAAGGGGCACCAACTGTTGCGAGCGCAACAGGCTGCGTGCAGATTTGGCCGTGTCGGCCTCTAACACGCCCGAACGGGATTTTCCGTCGGCATCAAGGGCTTGGTAGGAATAGGCAGGCATGGCGCAATAGTAGCGGGGCGCCGGGTTGCACGGGTTTTCCACCATGACAAAAACGTGCATCCACC from the Rhodoferax potami genome contains:
- a CDS encoding 5'-nucleotidase, translating into MGLTLDGKLVVAISSRALFDFEEENQVFEQNDDHAYMQLQRQRLDVPAKPGVAFSLVKKLLAFNEPDSQRVEVVILSRNDPVSGMRVFRSAQHYGLAIQRGNFTRGEAPWRYLKPLHANLFLSTHLSDVRAALAAGVPAAQVYPHSAHASADHPNEVRIAFDGDAVLFSDEAEQVYQSGGLTAFQKHEMDKVAQPLPDGPFKPLLVALHRLQQARIPHIRIRTALVTARSAPAHERAILTLMNWNIDVDQAMFLGGLDKGEFLREFEPDFFFDDQTGHIESAARHVPSGHVASGVRN
- a CDS encoding SPFH domain-containing protein, which gives rise to MRPFSLPLLLVVGALTLSLSACTRIETGEVGLRVNFDKTVDPTERLPGSFNQTVVGEILTFKIQDVAVGVDNMTPLASDNSTVKDFDMTVVYNVNPSAVSELWTTKNRTFHGISEKGGDILLMQNYVALSARNAAYKVARGYESLKMADNRPLMEQQIRESIIKTLTEEKLGDKIAVSQVQVRAITPADVIVQSANELVRAQNELKTKEVEVQTAKKEAERIAALNANAGAIGYMNAMANLKIAEGVANGKVQTIVVPYDFKGIVNAK
- the gspF gene encoding type II secretion system inner membrane protein GspF; the protein is MPAYSYQALDADGKSRSGVLEADTAKSARSLLRSQQLVPLQVQALSVDSSAPGTSRRAWGSRAFNNAQRTVWTRQLAGLVAAGLPLERALSSLAEEAETPAQRDVVATIRSEVNGGKPLGTALAQHPREFSDIYVAVVSAGEQSGQLGLVLERLADDLEEQQNLSSKLLGAALYPAIVSLVALAIVLFLLAYVVPQIANVFAGSKQALPLLTRIMLAISDAVRSYGLLVLFAIVLGAFGARIAWAGAAFRSKADAAWLRLPVLGRMSRSYNAARFASTLAMLAAAGVPILKALQAAAETLSNHAMRDDALEALTLVREGAPLASALARNQRFPALLSMFARLGEQTGRLPHMLDRAALQLRTEVQRRALQLATLLEPLLIVAMGLVVMLIVLAVLMPIIQLNQLVK